A single region of the Variovorax paradoxus genome encodes:
- a CDS encoding LrgB family protein, whose protein sequence is MTAPAKLSEIWVFLAQSPLLWLSLTLLAYLGALWLHKRSGSRPLVNPVLVSVVVIVTVLLVTRTPYDTYFEGAKFVHFLIGPATVALAVPLYGQLARLRRLWLPIGVALLVGSVAAIVSAIGIAWVLGGSHELMMSLAPKSATMPIAMGVAEKIGGLPSLAAVAAAVAGISGAIMATGLLNLLRIKEPAVRGFAVGMAAHGIGTARAIQVNETAGAFSALALGLNGIATALLVPLLVKLLGVF, encoded by the coding sequence ATGACTGCGCCGGCAAAGCTGTCCGAGATCTGGGTCTTTCTTGCGCAGTCGCCGCTGCTCTGGCTGTCTCTCACGCTGCTGGCCTACCTGGGCGCGCTGTGGCTGCACAAGCGCAGCGGCAGCAGGCCGCTGGTCAATCCGGTGCTGGTGTCGGTCGTCGTCATCGTCACGGTGCTGCTCGTCACGCGCACGCCCTACGACACGTATTTCGAGGGTGCCAAGTTCGTGCACTTTCTCATCGGGCCAGCCACTGTGGCGCTCGCCGTGCCGCTCTACGGCCAGCTCGCACGGCTGCGTCGGCTGTGGCTGCCGATCGGTGTGGCGCTGCTGGTTGGCTCGGTGGCGGCCATTGTCTCGGCCATCGGCATTGCCTGGGTGCTGGGCGGCTCGCATGAGCTGATGATGTCCCTCGCGCCCAAGTCGGCCACCATGCCGATTGCAATGGGCGTGGCCGAAAAGATCGGCGGGCTGCCCTCGCTCGCCGCGGTGGCCGCTGCCGTCGCGGGCATCTCGGGCGCCATCATGGCAACCGGCCTGCTGAACCTGCTGCGCATCAAGGAGCCCGCTGTGCGCGGCTTTGCAGTAGGCATGGCGGCGCACGGCATCGGCACCGCGCGCGCCATCCAGGTGAATGAAACGGCAGGTGCCTTTTCGGCCCTGGCACTGGGGCTGAACGGCATTGCCACGGCGCTGCTGGTGCCGTTGCTGGTCAAGCTGCTGGGCGTTTTCTGA
- a CDS encoding CidA/LrgA family protein: MLYAITTLFLCQLAGELLVQWLSLPIPGPLIGMLLLFVALLVRGAVPEALSETSGHLLRNLMLLFIPAVTGVMLHFERVGREWLPFLAAGIVGAAFTMTVTALTLRWMIRITGKEAE; encoded by the coding sequence ATGCTCTACGCCATCACCACGCTCTTTCTTTGCCAATTGGCCGGCGAACTGCTCGTGCAGTGGCTCTCCCTGCCGATCCCCGGTCCGCTGATCGGCATGCTGCTGTTGTTCGTTGCGCTGCTCGTGCGCGGCGCCGTGCCCGAGGCATTGAGCGAGACCTCCGGCCATCTGCTGCGCAACCTCATGCTGCTGTTCATTCCCGCTGTGACCGGTGTCATGCTGCATTTCGAGCGGGTGGGGCGCGAGTGGCTGCCATTTCTTGCCGCCGGCATTGTGGGTGCGGCCTTCACCATGACGGTGACCGCGCTCACGCTGCGCTGGATGATCCGCATCACGGGCAAGGAGGCTGAATGA
- a CDS encoding aminotransferase class I/II-fold pyridoxal phosphate-dependent enzyme gives MTLDRTTPTHALHGGPDEAGAARHDFSTNGNAAGPCPAVLAALRAADAAHYPDPAYTSLRRTLAVFHGVAAERVVIAASASEFIHRISAAWAQGGGLEACLPLHSYGDYERAASAWGLQVLRTAEPRGKPALRWCCEPSSPLGQADLVPHMDTVDACVLDMAYEPLRLEGRASFDAAQRDRVWQLWTPNKAMGLTGVRAAYAIAPEKDQAAALNQRIEQLSPSWPIGVHGVALLETWVGDEAQAWLAQSLNTLRAWKARQRTLCESLGWECLPSDANFFCARTDVPYPKLASALRAEGVKLRDCASFGLPGHVRLGVLPPQSQQALKEAWTRAAEAAEH, from the coding sequence ATGACACTGGACCGAACGACACCGACCCATGCGCTGCACGGCGGCCCCGATGAGGCCGGTGCGGCGCGGCACGATTTCTCGACCAACGGCAACGCCGCGGGCCCGTGCCCTGCCGTTCTGGCAGCGTTGCGCGCAGCCGATGCAGCGCACTATCCAGACCCGGCCTACACGTCCCTGCGCCGCACATTGGCAGTCTTTCACGGTGTGGCCGCCGAACGCGTGGTGATTGCGGCAAGCGCGAGCGAATTCATCCATCGCATCAGCGCCGCATGGGCGCAGGGCGGCGGACTGGAGGCCTGCCTGCCGCTGCACAGCTACGGCGACTACGAGCGTGCGGCATCGGCGTGGGGCTTGCAGGTGTTGCGCACCGCCGAGCCGCGGGGAAAGCCGGCACTGCGCTGGTGTTGCGAGCCCTCGAGCCCGCTGGGTCAGGCCGATCTCGTGCCGCACATGGACACAGTCGACGCTTGCGTGCTCGACATGGCCTACGAACCGCTGCGTCTCGAAGGCCGGGCGTCGTTCGACGCGGCACAGCGCGATCGCGTCTGGCAGCTGTGGACGCCGAACAAGGCGATGGGCTTGACCGGCGTTCGCGCTGCCTACGCCATCGCACCCGAAAAAGACCAGGCCGCGGCCCTGAATCAACGCATCGAGCAACTGTCACCTTCATGGCCCATCGGCGTGCACGGCGTGGCGCTGCTCGAAACCTGGGTCGGCGACGAAGCCCAGGCGTGGCTCGCGCAAAGCCTGAACACCTTGCGGGCATGGAAGGCGCGGCAGCGCACCCTCTGCGAATCGCTGGGATGGGAGTGCCTGCCGAGCGACGCCAACTTTTTCTGCGCGCGCACCGATGTGCCGTATCCGAAGCTGGCCTCGGCATTGCGCGCTGAAGGCGTCAAACTGCGCGACTGCGCATCCTTCGGCCTGCCCGGCCACGTGCGGCTGGGCGTGTTGCCGCCGCAAAGCCAACAGGCACTCAAAGAGGCCTGGACACGAGCGGCAGAAGCAGCCGAACATTGA
- the cbiB gene encoding adenosylcobinamide-phosphate synthase CbiB: MAAAAVLWLALAIDRWLGEPAARWHPVVWVGHYLGWFGSRLAPLAADARPRDLPLFLKGALVWCVGALVVGAMALTVQATALLWLPGWATAVVLAFALKPLFAWRMLRNEVLAVEAALAVSLEAGRAQLARLVSRDVSILSESEVRESAIESLAENLNDSLVAPLFWFVLLGLPGAAVYRFANTADAMWGYRGERGGRDWTWFGKWAARADDVLSWLPARLTVLLLALAARRWPRGLALEARRTPSPNSGWPLAAMALLLGVRLAKPGVYALNAEGRRAEAADTQRAAQLGGRAALALAACASLAIFAIARSA; the protein is encoded by the coding sequence TTGGCTGCCGCGGCCGTCTTGTGGCTTGCGCTGGCCATCGACCGTTGGCTGGGCGAGCCGGCGGCGCGCTGGCACCCCGTGGTGTGGGTGGGGCACTACCTTGGCTGGTTCGGCTCCCGCCTCGCGCCGCTCGCGGCCGATGCAAGGCCGCGCGATCTGCCGCTGTTCCTGAAGGGCGCGCTGGTCTGGTGCGTTGGTGCATTGGTGGTTGGCGCCATGGCTCTGACGGTGCAGGCAACCGCACTGCTATGGCTGCCCGGCTGGGCGACCGCCGTAGTGCTTGCATTTGCATTGAAGCCGCTCTTCGCATGGCGCATGCTGCGCAATGAAGTGCTTGCCGTGGAGGCGGCGCTCGCGGTCTCACTGGAGGCGGGGCGTGCGCAGCTCGCCCGGCTGGTAAGCCGGGACGTCTCCATCCTCAGCGAAAGCGAAGTGCGCGAAAGCGCCATCGAGTCGCTGGCCGAGAACCTCAACGATTCACTGGTAGCGCCGCTGTTCTGGTTTGTGCTGCTGGGCTTGCCGGGCGCCGCGGTCTATCGCTTCGCGAACACGGCGGATGCGATGTGGGGCTACCGCGGCGAGCGCGGTGGCCGCGACTGGACATGGTTCGGCAAATGGGCCGCGCGCGCGGACGACGTGCTTTCGTGGCTGCCGGCCCGGCTCACCGTGCTGCTGCTTGCGCTCGCCGCGCGGCGGTGGCCGCGCGGGCTGGCGCTGGAGGCGCGCCGCACGCCTTCGCCCAACAGCGGCTGGCCGTTGGCGGCGATGGCATTGCTGCTTGGTGTGCGGCTGGCCAAGCCCGGCGTGTACGCGTTGAATGCGGAAGGGCGGCGCGCCGAAGCGGCCGACACGCAGCGCGCGGCGCAGCTGGGCGGCAGGGCCGCGCTGGCGCTGGCGGCGTGTGCATCATTGGCGATCTTCGCCATTGCGAGGTCGGCATGA
- the cobO gene encoding cob(I)yrinic acid a,c-diamide adenosyltransferase — protein sequence MQIETPPSDKPYDKPEGERRGIVIVNTGDGKGKSTAAFGLALRAHGRGKAVKIYQFMKVPSARFGEHRMFEQIGIPIEGLGDGFSWKSQDLERSGQLARDGWEKARAAILSGEFFLVVLDEITYPLIYGWLPLEGVLQTLRERPKHVHVVLTGRRCPPEIVELADTVTDMTMVKHAFKAGIPAQRGIED from the coding sequence ATGCAGATCGAAACTCCCCCCAGCGACAAGCCCTACGACAAACCCGAGGGCGAGCGCCGCGGCATCGTCATCGTCAACACCGGTGACGGCAAGGGCAAGAGCACCGCTGCCTTCGGCCTGGCGCTGCGCGCCCACGGGCGCGGCAAGGCAGTGAAGATCTACCAGTTCATGAAAGTGCCCTCGGCACGTTTCGGCGAGCACCGCATGTTCGAGCAGATCGGCATTCCCATCGAAGGCCTGGGCGACGGCTTCAGCTGGAAGAGCCAGGACCTGGAGCGTTCGGGCCAGCTGGCGCGCGACGGCTGGGAAAAGGCCAGGGCGGCCATTCTTTCGGGCGAGTTCTTTCTGGTGGTGCTCGACGAGATCACCTATCCGCTGATCTACGGCTGGCTGCCGCTCGAAGGCGTGCTCCAAACGCTGCGCGAGCGGCCGAAGCATGTGCACGTGGTGCTCACCGGCCGTCGCTGCCCGCCCGAGATCGTCGAGCTGGCCGACACCGTGACCGACATGACCATGGTCAAGCACGCCTTCAAGGCCGGGATTCCCGCACAGCGCGGCATCGAGGATTGA
- a CDS encoding ABC transporter ATP-binding protein, which produces MSGRIPAIEARGLSATLGSTEVLHGIDLQLGAARWTSIVGPNGAGKSTLLKALAGLLPHRGEVFLFGEPAARVPGRTRAQRLSWLGQSGAAGEGSADDLMVYDIAMLGRLPHQRWLAAPSAEDREAVERALRSTQAWEWRERPLGQLSGGERQRVLMARALAVEAELLLMDEPLANLDPPHQADWMQTARALVAEGRTVVSVLHELPMALAADELVVMNHGRVVHHGGSSDPATHAALEQVFDHRIRVHRVADQWIALPN; this is translated from the coding sequence ATGAGCGGCCGCATTCCCGCGATCGAGGCACGCGGCTTGAGCGCCACGCTCGGCAGCACCGAGGTGCTGCACGGCATCGACCTTCAGCTGGGCGCCGCGCGATGGACCAGCATCGTCGGGCCGAACGGCGCGGGCAAGTCGACCTTGCTCAAGGCGCTTGCGGGCCTGCTTCCGCACCGTGGCGAGGTTTTCCTTTTCGGCGAGCCGGCGGCCAGGGTGCCGGGCCGCACTCGCGCTCAACGCCTTTCATGGCTGGGCCAGAGCGGCGCGGCGGGCGAGGGCAGCGCCGACGACTTGATGGTCTACGACATTGCGATGCTCGGCCGCTTGCCGCACCAGCGCTGGCTTGCAGCACCGAGCGCGGAAGACCGCGAAGCCGTGGAAAGAGCATTGCGCAGCACGCAGGCCTGGGAGTGGCGCGAACGGCCGCTGGGCCAGCTCTCCGGCGGCGAACGGCAGCGCGTGCTGATGGCGCGCGCGCTCGCGGTCGAGGCCGAGCTGCTGCTCATGGACGAGCCCCTCGCCAATCTCGACCCGCCCCACCAGGCCGACTGGATGCAGACCGCGCGTGCACTGGTGGCTGAAGGCCGCACCGTGGTCAGCGTGTTGCACGAACTGCCGATGGCACTTGCGGCCGACGAGCTGGTCGTGATGAATCATGGCCGCGTGGTGCACCACGGCGGCAGCAGCGACCCTGCCACCCATGCAGCGCTCGAGCAGGTGTTCGACCATCGCATTCGTGTGCATCGCGTGGCGGACCAGTGGATTGCATTGCCGAATTGA
- a CDS encoding FecCD family ABC transporter permease, with protein sequence MHTHHQRRVWFFGIALLGLGIVFALIGLGIGSTGFESLLAAWRDPVALQIVWDIRLPRTLGAWLAGALLGLAGAVAQGLFRNPLADPYLLGSASGASLGVAVALMLFGGSVANMQWALRLGLTGAAFVGAVLAVMLTLVLARGVQQTLRLLLAGVIVGVVLGAAKDLITIASADVLQAIQGFILGSTGLVGWSACAVMAAVGLVCLLLGWALAPVLDGLSLGEATARSLGLPLGAMRAALVVVLALATGAAVAQTGLIAFVGLASPHLVRSVVKTTHAGLIVLSTGMGGLLLMSADLAARWLIAPQELPVGVLTAVLGGSYLLWLMHRRSARRGVA encoded by the coding sequence ATGCACACGCACCATCAGCGCAGGGTCTGGTTCTTCGGCATTGCCTTGCTCGGCTTGGGCATTGTGTTCGCGCTGATCGGGCTGGGCATCGGCAGCACCGGCTTCGAAAGCCTGCTGGCGGCATGGCGCGATCCGGTGGCACTGCAGATCGTGTGGGACATCCGGCTGCCGCGCACGCTGGGCGCCTGGCTCGCGGGCGCGCTGCTCGGGCTTGCGGGCGCGGTGGCACAAGGTTTGTTCCGCAATCCGCTCGCCGACCCTTATCTGCTCGGCAGCGCCTCGGGCGCTTCGCTTGGCGTGGCAGTGGCGCTCATGCTGTTCGGCGGCTCGGTCGCAAACATGCAATGGGCATTGCGCCTTGGCCTTACCGGCGCGGCTTTCGTGGGGGCGGTGCTCGCAGTCATGCTCACGCTGGTGCTCGCGCGCGGCGTGCAGCAGACGCTTCGGCTGCTGCTGGCGGGCGTGATCGTCGGCGTGGTGCTCGGCGCCGCCAAGGACCTGATCACCATCGCCTCGGCCGATGTCCTGCAGGCCATCCAGGGCTTCATTCTCGGCAGCACGGGGTTGGTAGGCTGGAGCGCTTGTGCTGTCATGGCGGCAGTGGGCTTGGTGTGCCTGTTGCTGGGCTGGGCGCTTGCACCGGTGCTCGACGGCCTTTCGCTCGGAGAAGCGACCGCAAGGAGCCTGGGCTTGCCGCTGGGCGCCATGCGCGCCGCGCTGGTGGTTGTGCTCGCGTTGGCCACCGGCGCCGCTGTGGCGCAGACCGGCCTGATCGCTTTCGTGGGGCTGGCTTCGCCGCACCTGGTGCGCTCGGTGGTCAAGACCACGCATGCCGGATTGATCGTGTTGTCGACGGGCATGGGCGGACTGCTGCTGATGTCCGCCGACCTCGCCGCGCGCTGGCTCATTGCCCCGCAGGAACTGCCGGTGGGCGTGCTCACCGCCGTGCTCGGCGGCAGCTATCTGCTGTGGCTGATGCACAGGCGCAGCGCGCGGCGAGGCGTGGCATGA
- a CDS encoding ABC transporter substrate-binding protein encodes MKMKHWIRFFSAVLGLGVLSLAAHALEVTDERGVAVTLPQPPQRIVTLLPSLTEGVCALGACSRLVGVDNYSNSPSAVRALPQLGGGLDPNVEAIVALRPDAVLLAKSSRVTQRLEALGLKVVVLEPKSHADVRRVLGKLDQVLGTREAPNVWRVIDASVSAAAQSLPDRAKGLRVYFEVNSAPFAAGESSFIGETLTRLGAKNIVPASLGPFPKLNPEYVVRANPDLIMVSVRSAQGLEQRPGWGGIRAVREGRICRFSADESDVLVRPGPRMDEAARLMARCLAEKAG; translated from the coding sequence ATGAAGATGAAGCACTGGATTCGATTTTTTTCCGCCGTACTCGGCCTTGGTGTTCTTTCGCTGGCCGCGCACGCTCTTGAAGTAACGGACGAGCGCGGCGTCGCCGTGACGCTGCCGCAGCCGCCGCAGCGCATCGTCACGCTGCTGCCGTCGTTGACCGAAGGGGTCTGCGCGCTCGGTGCCTGCTCGCGGCTGGTGGGTGTCGACAACTATTCCAATTCGCCGAGTGCGGTGCGCGCGTTGCCGCAGCTGGGCGGGGGGCTCGACCCCAATGTCGAGGCCATCGTGGCGCTGCGGCCCGACGCGGTGCTGCTTGCCAAGTCGTCCCGCGTGACGCAGCGGCTCGAAGCGCTCGGCCTCAAGGTGGTGGTGCTCGAACCCAAGAGCCATGCCGACGTGCGGCGCGTGCTCGGCAAGCTCGACCAGGTGCTTGGCACCCGCGAGGCGCCGAACGTGTGGCGCGTGATCGACGCCAGCGTGTCGGCTGCGGCGCAATCGCTGCCCGACCGCGCGAAGGGCCTGCGCGTGTACTTCGAGGTCAACAGCGCGCCGTTCGCGGCCGGCGAGTCGTCGTTCATCGGCGAAACGCTCACGCGGCTGGGTGCGAAGAACATCGTGCCGGCGTCGCTCGGGCCGTTTCCCAAGCTCAACCCCGAATACGTGGTGCGCGCCAATCCCGATCTCATCATGGTCAGCGTGCGCAGCGCGCAGGGGCTGGAACAGCGCCCGGGCTGGGGCGGCATCCGTGCGGTGCGCGAAGGCCGCATCTGCCGCTTCAGCGCCGACGAGTCGGACGTGCTCGTGCGCCCCGGCCCGCGTATGGACGAGGCTGCGCGGTTGATGGCACGCTGCCTGGCGGAAAAGGCCGGCTGA
- the cobU gene encoding bifunctional adenosylcobinamide kinase/adenosylcobinamide-phosphate guanylyltransferase translates to MPMTIAHEFILGGQKSGKSRRAEQRAIDWMAEAPAARRAVLIATAQAFDDEMRERIARHQADRARRVPAMRTVEEPVELARAIVSESAPETLVVVDCLTLWLTNLLMPLRSEGAKPATRTPAAHVAMLLIALREARGPVVLVGNEIGLGVIPLGRETRAFVDTLGRMNQEVAAACHRVTLMAAGLPLTLKAPAA, encoded by the coding sequence ATGCCCATGACCATTGCGCATGAATTCATCCTCGGGGGCCAGAAGAGCGGCAAGTCGCGCCGCGCCGAGCAGCGCGCCATCGACTGGATGGCCGAGGCGCCCGCTGCGCGGCGCGCCGTGCTCATAGCCACCGCCCAAGCCTTCGACGACGAGATGCGCGAGCGCATCGCGCGCCACCAGGCCGACCGCGCCCGGCGCGTGCCAGCCATGCGCACCGTGGAAGAGCCGGTGGAACTGGCGCGCGCCATCGTCTCCGAGAGTGCGCCCGAAACGCTGGTGGTGGTCGACTGCCTCACGCTCTGGCTTACCAATTTGCTGATGCCGCTGCGCTCCGAGGGCGCCAAGCCGGCCACGCGCACGCCCGCGGCGCACGTCGCCATGCTGCTCATCGCGCTGCGAGAGGCGCGCGGGCCGGTGGTGCTGGTTGGCAACGAAATCGGGCTGGGCGTGATTCCGCTCGGCCGGGAAACGCGTGCCTTCGTCGATACGCTGGGCCGCATGAACCAGGAAGTGGCGGCCGCATGCCATCGCGTCACGCTGATGGCGGCCGGGCTGCCGTTGACCTTGAAGGCGCCTGCCGCATGA